The Desulfovibrio aminophilus genome contains a region encoding:
- a CDS encoding iron-sulfur cluster assembly scaffold protein — protein sequence MKKDLDAVARELQDSAFADARQALGEDAYRRWLAPPSFGTLPDPDGEASLRGTCGDGMRIQLKIVDRRVVDSAFWTDGCGPSVICGAIAAELARGKSAEELLDFAGESILAVAGKLPDDHEHCAFLAARTLAAAANDYFVRQARRHGGDAGDGEGQGA from the coding sequence ATGAAGAAGGACCTGGACGCCGTTGCCCGCGAGCTTCAGGACAGCGCGTTCGCGGACGCCCGGCAGGCGCTGGGGGAAGACGCCTATCGCCGCTGGCTGGCTCCCCCGTCCTTCGGGACGCTGCCCGATCCAGACGGCGAGGCCTCGCTGCGGGGGACCTGCGGCGACGGCATGAGGATCCAGTTGAAGATCGTGGACCGGCGGGTGGTGGATTCCGCATTCTGGACCGACGGCTGCGGCCCCAGCGTGATCTGCGGCGCCATCGCCGCCGAGTTGGCGCGGGGGAAATCCGCCGAGGAGCTGCTGGACTTCGCCGGGGAGAGCATCCTGGCCGTCGCGGGCAAGCTCCCCGACGACCACGAGCACTGCGCGTTTCTGGCGGCCAGGACCCTGGCCGCGGCGGCGAACGACTATTTCGTCCGCCAAGCCCGGAGGCACGGCGGGGACGCGGGAGACGGCGAAGGGCAAGGCGCGTGA